A DNA window from Camelina sativa cultivar DH55 chromosome 13, Cs, whole genome shotgun sequence contains the following coding sequences:
- the LOC104736978 gene encoding UDP-glycosyltransferase 79B8-like, translating into MDSKFHAFMFPWFAFGHMIPFLHLANKLAEKGHRVTFLLPKKAQKQVEHHNLFPDSIFFHPLTVTHVNGLPLGAETTSDISISEDNLLSEALDLTRSQVEAAVRALRPDFIFFDFAHWIPELAKEHKIKSVSYMIVSATVIARLHDPGAPGVHPPGYPSTKVLFRENDAHALVTRSIFYERLYNQLTTGFKSCDVIALRTCKEIEGKFCDFISRQYQKKVLLTGPMLPEPATSKPLEEHWSHFLSGFPPGSVVFCALGSQIVLEKDQFQDLCLGMELTGLPFLVAVKPPRGSSTIQESLPEGFEERVKGRGVVWGGWVQQPLILSHPSVGCFVHHCGPGTIWECLMTDCQMVLIPFLSDQVLFTRLLTEEFEVSVEVSREKIGWFSKESLRNAIKSVMDKESDLGKLVGSNHAKLKEILVSPGLFSSYVDNFVEALADLISVQKHY; encoded by the coding sequence ATGGATTCGAAATTCCATGCATTTATGTTCCCATGGTTTGCTTTTGGTCATATGATTCCTTTTCTTCATCTTGCAAACAAACTAGCTGAGAAAGGTCACCGTGTTACATTCTTGCTACCTAAGAAAGCTCAAAAGCAGGTGGAACATCACAACCTGTTCCCAGACAGTATTTTCTTTCACCCTCTCACAGTCACTCATGTCAATGGCCTCCCTCTTGGTGCCGAGACAACCTCGGATATCTCAATCTCGGAGGATAATTTATTGTCCGAAGCCTTAGATCTCACTCGCAGTCAGGTTGAAGCTGCGGTTCGTGCTTTGAGACCGGATTTTATCTTCTTCGATTTTGCTCACTGGATTCCAGAATTGGCTAAAGAGCATAAGATCAAGAGTGTGAGTTACATGATAGTATCTGCGACAGTTATAGCTCGTTTACATGACCCTGGTGCACCAGGTGTTCACCCACCGGGTTATCCTTCAACGAAGGTATTGTTCCGTGAAAACGATGCTCATGCCTTAGTAACCAGGTCGATCTTCTACGAGAGACTTTATAATCAGCTCACTACTGGTTTTAAGAGCTGTGATGTAATTGCACTGAGGACATGCAAAGAAATCGAAGGTAAATTCTGCGACTTTATATCGCGTCAATACCAAAAGAAGGTTCTCTTGACTGGTCCAATGCTCCCGGAACCAGCCACAAGTAAACCACTAGAAGAACACTGGAGCCATTTTCTCAGCGGGTTCCCACCTGGTTCAGTAGTGTTTTGTGCACTTGGCAGCCAGATCGTTCTTGAGAAGGATCAGTTCCAAGACCTCTGCTTAGGGATGGAGCTGACAGGTTTACCGTTTCTTGTAGCGGTAAAGCCACCGAGAGGATCATCGACAATCCAAGAAAGTTTACCCGAAGGGTTCGAGGAGAGGGTGAAGGGGCGTGGTGTGGTTTGGGGAGGATGGGTGCAACAGCCTTTGATATTGTCTCATCCATCAGTAGGCTGCTTTGTGCACCATTGCGGTCCAGGAACAATATGGGAGTGCCTGATGACTGATTGCCAAATGGTTTTAATTCCATTTTTAAGTGATCAAGTTCTCTTCACAAGGTTGTTGACCGAGGAATTCGAGGTCTCTGTGGAAGTGTCCAGGGAAAAAATAGGGTGGTTTTCAAAGGAGAGCTTAAGAAATGCGATCAAGTCTGTTATGGATAAAGAGAGCGACCTCGGGAAGCTAGTGGGGAGTAACCACGCCAAATTGAAGGAGATTCTTGTTAGTCCTGGACTGTTTTCTAGTTACGTGGATAACTTTGTTGAGGCATTGGCTGATTTGATTAGTGTCCAGAAACATTATTAG